Proteins from a genomic interval of Paenibacillus sp. FSL H8-0048:
- a CDS encoding alpha-N-arabinofuranosidase — MAERIVLNTDIRKGKIDRNIYGHFAEHLGRCIYEGIWVGEDSPIPNTKGIRNDVVEALKEMKIPVLRWPGGCFADEYHWKDGIGPSEERKRMINTHWGGAVENNHFGTHEFMLLCEMLGCEPYINGNVGSGTVQEMSEWVEYLTFNGVSPMAELRQKNGQEDAWSVKYFGVGNENWGCGGNMRPEFYADLYRQYQTYVRNYGDNKIHRIACGANADDYNWTEVLMREATRFMDSITLHYYTLPTSDWNHKGAATGFETNEYFTTLKKALFMDELVTRHIAIMDKYDPEKRVGLIVDEWGTWYDVEPGTNPGFLYQQNTIRDALVAGLTLNIFHKHSDRVRMANIAQTVNVLQAVILTEGEKMLLTPTYHVFNMYKVHQDAELLELTVDSPVYSYEGVDIPEVSASASVTAEGVIHVSLCNLNHAASATLPLELRGLAGQASVSGTTLAGASIDAHNSFEQPEAVTPQAFSAFKLEGDTLTVELPPMSVTVLEITPKA; from the coding sequence ATGGCAGAACGCATTGTACTGAACACCGACATCCGCAAAGGTAAGATTGACCGCAACATCTACGGACATTTCGCTGAGCATCTTGGACGCTGTATCTATGAAGGCATCTGGGTGGGCGAAGATTCCCCTATTCCGAACACCAAGGGTATCCGCAACGACGTAGTGGAAGCGCTTAAGGAAATGAAAATTCCGGTATTGCGCTGGCCGGGCGGCTGCTTCGCCGATGAATACCACTGGAAGGACGGCATCGGCCCGAGCGAAGAGCGCAAACGGATGATCAACACACACTGGGGCGGCGCGGTAGAGAACAACCATTTCGGTACGCATGAATTCATGCTGCTCTGCGAGATGCTGGGCTGCGAGCCTTACATCAACGGTAACGTAGGCAGCGGAACGGTTCAAGAGATGTCCGAGTGGGTGGAATATCTGACCTTCAACGGAGTCTCGCCAATGGCTGAGCTGCGTCAGAAGAACGGCCAGGAAGATGCCTGGAGCGTCAAGTATTTCGGCGTGGGCAACGAGAACTGGGGCTGCGGCGGTAACATGCGTCCTGAATTCTATGCTGACCTGTACCGCCAATATCAGACGTATGTACGTAACTATGGAGACAACAAGATCCACCGGATCGCCTGCGGGGCGAATGCGGATGACTATAACTGGACAGAAGTACTGATGCGTGAAGCTACCCGCTTCATGGATTCGATTACCCTGCATTACTACACCCTGCCTACTTCGGACTGGAATCATAAGGGCGCGGCTACAGGCTTTGAGACTAACGAATACTTTACGACTTTGAAGAAGGCCCTGTTCATGGATGAGCTGGTTACCCGCCATATTGCTATCATGGACAAGTACGATCCTGAGAAAAGAGTCGGCCTGATCGTTGACGAATGGGGCACCTGGTATGATGTTGAGCCGGGTACGAACCCGGGCTTCCTCTACCAGCAGAACACGATCCGCGATGCGCTGGTGGCCGGCTTGACGCTGAATATTTTCCACAAGCACAGTGACCGTGTACGGATGGCGAACATTGCCCAGACCGTGAACGTGCTGCAGGCAGTTATTCTGACCGAAGGCGAGAAAATGCTCCTGACCCCAACCTACCATGTATTCAACATGTACAAGGTGCATCAGGATGCAGAATTGCTGGAGCTGACTGTGGACAGCCCGGTATACAGCTACGAGGGAGTGGACATTCCTGAAGTATCGGCTTCTGCTTCTGTAACCGCAGAAGGCGTAATCCATGTCAGCCTGTGTAACCTGAATCATGCGGCATCGGCAACCCTGCCGCTGGAGCTGCGCGGATTGGCTGGGCAAGCATCCGTAAGCGGAACGACGCTGGCCGGAGCTTCCATCGATGCCCACAATAGCTTTGAGCAGCCGGAAGCTGTAACACCGCAGGCATTCAGCGCCTTCAAGCTTGAAGGGGATACGCTGACTGTAGAACTGCCGCCAATGTCGGTAACCGTTCTGGAAATTACGCCGAAGGCGTAA